From Gimesia panareensis, the proteins below share one genomic window:
- a CDS encoding molybdopterin-dependent oxidoreductase gives MADTIDQFLAEHTQLSRRYFLKCGVAGATGLTALNQLQAQAPGRDPVLQQAIERLETNLTVPKSFRDVSRGNPKPHTLSEEKRKQVGLTRDTWSLEVISDPEHKARLGNPLTKEKGNALDFETLLKLGEQHAVRFSKVMTCLNIRDPLGTGIWEGVPLREILWLTKPRDNIRRVFFKGYHNDDPKQIFQSSLPIDRVLEDPPGLPPVILCYKLNGQWLTPERGAPVRMLVPESYGFKNVKWLTHVYFSNLFHANDTYAKGNNDIDSTLKTYASTLSFPKEVKPQQPIPITGYAQAGTAGLAKVQVWIQKNGESFPQDDTYFTTAPWVDAEILSAPVADQWGGDLPENRIPSDTIGFDNGTGKPDAWPMPLMKAHWAILLPGLPAGKYTLRCRTIDANGKAQPLPRPFRKSGHVAIEKKDIVVTG, from the coding sequence ATGGCAGACACGATTGACCAGTTCCTGGCAGAACATACTCAGCTGTCCCGACGTTACTTTTTAAAATGCGGCGTCGCAGGGGCAACCGGATTGACCGCGCTTAATCAACTGCAGGCGCAAGCACCAGGTCGGGATCCTGTGCTGCAACAGGCCATTGAGCGGCTGGAGACCAACCTCACCGTTCCGAAGTCATTTCGTGACGTTTCGCGGGGGAATCCCAAACCGCATACGTTGAGCGAAGAAAAACGGAAGCAGGTCGGTCTGACCCGCGATACCTGGTCGCTGGAAGTCATCAGCGATCCGGAGCACAAGGCGCGGCTGGGGAATCCGCTCACGAAAGAAAAAGGAAACGCCCTCGACTTTGAAACGCTGCTCAAGCTGGGGGAACAGCACGCGGTCCGGTTCTCCAAGGTGATGACCTGTCTGAATATCCGGGATCCGCTGGGGACGGGTATCTGGGAAGGCGTCCCCCTGCGTGAAATTCTCTGGCTGACGAAACCGCGCGATAATATCCGCCGCGTGTTTTTCAAAGGCTATCATAACGACGATCCGAAACAGATCTTTCAAAGCTCGCTCCCCATCGATCGTGTCCTGGAAGATCCCCCGGGACTGCCGCCGGTGATTCTCTGCTATAAGTTGAACGGCCAGTGGCTGACTCCCGAACGTGGTGCGCCCGTGCGAATGCTGGTTCCGGAATCATATGGCTTCAAAAATGTGAAATGGCTGACGCACGTTTATTTTTCGAATCTCTTTCACGCGAACGATACTTATGCGAAAGGGAACAATGACATCGACAGCACGCTGAAGACGTACGCGTCCACGCTTTCTTTCCCCAAAGAGGTCAAGCCACAGCAGCCGATTCCCATTACCGGCTATGCGCAGGCGGGAACCGCGGGGCTGGCGAAGGTTCAGGTCTGGATACAAAAGAATGGTGAGAGCTTTCCCCAGGATGATACTTACTTCACCACCGCACCCTGGGTCGATGCGGAAATCCTCTCAGCACCAGTGGCTGACCAGTGGGGCGGTGACTTGCCGGAAAACAGAATCCCATCCGATACCATCGGCTTCGACAACGGAACTGGAAAACCGGATGCCTGGCCCATGCCATTAATGAAAGCCCACTGGGCGATTCTCTTACCCGGCCTGCCGGCAGGGAAATACACACTTCGCTGCCGCACCATCGACGCCAACGGCAAAGCCCAACCCCTGCCGCGCCCCTTTAGGAAATCGGGACACGTGGCCATCGAGAAGAAGGACATTGTGGTGACGGGTTGA
- a CDS encoding universal stress protein has protein sequence MQNINSILVGVDLTHADRLVAEELNEQTAEAVERAVWLAAMFNARLEFFAAMDLSAHTKHLLEEDRDHLTHNVEDEAHQVMSKLIEQAKEQGVESSSKVAFGHPWREIILEVINNKHDMVLVGTRPHGFTGRLFGGTVMNLFRQCPCPVFAVKIDEEPEVPEIVIASDLSEVSSDILNFMVSCAQVADMKLHLVHAIDTRLDERLAGLGVNEETLKKCTEDIKTEIENELNEQLAQTDFRTLTYGVQVHVLEGSPEVAIPAFIAERKVHLLAMGTLARSGISGFFIGNTAERMLEKVNCSVLTFKPADFVSPVVPE, from the coding sequence ATGCAAAATATCAATTCCATCCTGGTCGGAGTCGATCTGACTCACGCGGATCGCCTGGTGGCAGAGGAGTTAAACGAACAGACTGCCGAAGCGGTCGAACGGGCCGTCTGGCTGGCAGCCATGTTCAATGCCCGGCTCGAATTCTTTGCAGCCATGGATCTGTCGGCGCATACCAAGCACCTGCTGGAAGAGGATCGGGATCATCTGACGCACAACGTGGAAGACGAAGCCCACCAGGTGATGAGCAAGTTGATTGAACAGGCCAAAGAGCAGGGAGTCGAAAGTTCTTCCAAAGTTGCCTTCGGTCATCCGTGGCGGGAAATCATTCTCGAAGTGATCAACAACAAACACGACATGGTTCTGGTGGGAACACGTCCGCATGGATTTACCGGTCGCCTGTTTGGCGGCACCGTGATGAACCTCTTCCGTCAGTGTCCCTGTCCGGTGTTTGCCGTCAAGATTGATGAAGAACCCGAAGTTCCCGAAATCGTCATCGCCAGTGATCTGAGTGAAGTCAGTAGCGACATCCTCAATTTCATGGTTTCCTGCGCCCAGGTGGCCGACATGAAACTGCACCTGGTGCATGCCATCGATACGCGACTCGACGAACGACTTGCGGGGCTGGGCGTCAATGAAGAAACTCTGAAAAAGTGCACGGAAGACATCAAAACCGAAATCGAGAACGAACTCAACGAGCAGCTGGCGCAAACCGATTTTCGCACGCTGACTTACGGCGTCCAGGTGCATGTGCTCGAAGGTTCTCCCGAGGTCGCCATTCCCGCATTTATCGCCGAACGCAAAGTGCATCTGCTCGCCATGGGCACACTCGCCCGTTCCGGAATCAGCGGTTTCTTCATCGGCAATACCGCCGAACGGATGCTGGAAAAGGTCAACTGCTCCGTGCTGACATTCAAACCAGCCGATTTCGTTTCACCCGTCGTACCGGAGTAA
- a CDS encoding site-specific DNA-methyltransferase: MSTSDPKPAKKKRTRTLPPPYNELDGKRWIQNSISVWSDIRKSTEEGRLKHPAIFPEMLVERLIETFLPLDGEVILDPFAGSGSTVITAEKMGKTGIGVELSAEYAEIASQRLTELTETRDETNTDQAQGTQSRILHGSALHLADYVSPGSVDLCITSPPYWNVLNQRRSADHKEVRHYGNHEHDLGVVEDYEDFLQELSHVFQGVQTALRPGGYCCVIVMDLRKKSRFFPFHSDLAARLQEIGMIYDDLIIWNRQAEYNNLRPLGFPSVFRVNKVHEFILLMQKPKQ, translated from the coding sequence GTGTCGACTTCTGATCCGAAACCAGCCAAAAAGAAACGAACCAGGACGCTGCCGCCTCCTTATAATGAGCTGGACGGCAAGCGCTGGATTCAGAATTCGATCAGCGTCTGGAGCGACATCCGTAAATCGACCGAGGAAGGCCGACTCAAACATCCCGCCATCTTCCCCGAAATGCTGGTCGAGCGCCTGATCGAAACCTTTCTGCCCCTGGATGGGGAGGTGATTCTCGATCCGTTTGCCGGCTCCGGCAGCACCGTGATCACGGCGGAAAAGATGGGGAAAACGGGCATTGGCGTGGAACTCTCTGCCGAATATGCCGAGATCGCCAGCCAGCGACTGACAGAACTCACGGAAACCAGGGACGAGACAAACACTGATCAGGCGCAGGGGACTCAGTCCCGCATCCTTCATGGTTCCGCGTTGCATCTTGCGGACTACGTGTCGCCGGGCAGTGTGGACCTCTGTATTACTTCGCCTCCCTACTGGAACGTATTGAATCAGAGACGTTCGGCCGACCATAAGGAGGTCAGGCATTATGGTAATCATGAACACGACCTGGGAGTTGTGGAAGATTACGAAGACTTCCTGCAGGAATTGTCACATGTCTTTCAAGGAGTGCAGACCGCACTCAGGCCCGGGGGGTATTGCTGTGTGATCGTCATGGATCTCCGCAAGAAAAGCCGCTTTTTCCCGTTTCACAGCGATCTGGCTGCCCGTCTGCAGGAGATCGGGATGATCTACGATGATCTGATCATCTGGAACCGTCAGGCTGAGTACAATAATCTCAGACCCCTGGGCTTCCCTTCTGTCTTTCGTGTGAATAAAGTCCACGAATTCATTCTGCTGATGCAAAAGCCGAAACAATAG
- a CDS encoding PVC-type heme-binding CxxCH protein, protein MRFSDTRRPARRTGYRLGVGFICVLAGAQSLFAQTKPTGSFPGLKVPEGFRATLFADDHLAHDIYCMTVDSLGRVVVSGPGYVRILIDSDQDGVADSFKQYADGPASGAQGMYFLGRDLLCTGDAGLIRYRDQDADDRADGKPDVFLKTRTGGEHNTHSIQKGPDGWWYLLLGNTAGIDEKYITLDHSPVRKPYAGTLMRLTPDLTKGEVRADGFRNAYDFTFSANGDVFTYDSDGERDISLPWYRPTRVFHVLPGSNAGWRSRSWKRPDTFLDMPPAVAAFHRGSPTGVTCYRHRSFPAAYQGALFTADWTFGRVHAIPLENYNGSYASEPTEFITGVGQFGFAPTDLAVGPDGALYVSVGGRGTRGSVFRIDYVGPVAARKPALADDAVNSSEETVKAPAELDACLSAPQPLSSWSRENWLPLAKALQPEDFYRAALDSSRPDEQRVRAIEIVTEQHSGFPDRIVERLILDKSERVRARLAWSLAYHDQPARKAEWLNVLLKDESDLANRFALESLLQLGDQIDQSACLEGLQKNLGATARYVRQTAARAAATLSEEDFKTLSSRVEPDEGAALITLAYASVIKQGGGVVPLAVRTGITVFEGDYQTDLRLEALRLIQLGLGDLGPPTKMAAVFDGYANGVDLSEHERHLDPIRIRLMDAFPSSHEVLDHELARVLAMLAPYNPKLLDRILAKITADSDPVTDIHYLIVSARIPSDRSREQSKKIASALVHIDEKLLKLNLPQDTNWDDRFKELYTRLVKIDADLPRQIVEQPDFGLPGHVLFLSQLPPQFLDKAIAAFERKIEADPDFQWNSDVIFVFGESTKPEHREMIRDLYDDFALQPAVLAVLSAQPEEQDRDKFLKGLSSSQIEVLESCVSALEKLAPPEQPDETVRLFATLRRLGHDKREKNLQARIIPLLQSWTGQQFGPIEDLADPEKGRALIQAWEDWIAKTWPDVYRAVLQQGGAETEKINAMLADVDWETGSRERGEALFRKRACVQCHGNRSALGPALTGVARRFSRDDIFTAIISPDRDVSPRYQTTVIGTVDGKVYTGLVVYRSVDGLTLRDSNNQTTRIEADEIDFESKKNSSLMPKGLLKDLTPQDLADLNAYLQSL, encoded by the coding sequence ATGCGGTTTTCTGATACACGACGCCCCGCCAGACGAACTGGATATCGACTCGGAGTAGGGTTCATCTGTGTGTTGGCGGGAGCACAATCACTCTTCGCACAGACAAAGCCCACCGGCAGTTTCCCGGGACTCAAGGTTCCGGAAGGATTTCGCGCGACACTCTTCGCCGATGATCATCTGGCACACGATATCTATTGCATGACCGTCGATTCACTGGGACGCGTTGTCGTTTCCGGTCCCGGTTATGTGCGCATCCTCATCGACAGCGATCAGGATGGCGTGGCCGACTCATTCAAACAGTACGCCGACGGGCCTGCCAGCGGCGCCCAGGGGATGTACTTCCTGGGACGCGATCTGCTCTGCACCGGAGACGCCGGCCTGATCCGTTATCGCGATCAGGATGCGGACGACCGCGCCGACGGCAAGCCGGATGTCTTCCTGAAAACCCGCACCGGCGGCGAACACAATACGCATTCCATTCAGAAGGGACCGGATGGCTGGTGGTATCTGCTGCTCGGTAACACCGCGGGCATCGATGAAAAATATATCACGCTCGATCACTCACCCGTCAGGAAACCCTATGCCGGCACGCTGATGCGGCTGACTCCCGATCTCACCAAAGGAGAAGTCCGCGCCGACGGTTTCCGCAACGCTTATGATTTTACCTTTTCAGCGAACGGCGATGTCTTCACCTATGACAGCGATGGTGAGCGGGATATTTCGCTTCCCTGGTACCGGCCCACGCGAGTCTTTCATGTGCTCCCCGGTTCCAATGCCGGCTGGCGGAGTCGCAGCTGGAAACGCCCGGATACGTTTTTAGACATGCCTCCCGCGGTCGCTGCCTTTCATCGAGGCTCGCCCACCGGAGTCACCTGCTATCGGCACCGCAGTTTTCCCGCTGCATATCAGGGCGCTCTGTTCACAGCGGACTGGACTTTCGGTCGTGTGCATGCGATTCCACTGGAGAACTATAACGGCAGCTATGCCAGCGAGCCGACCGAATTCATCACCGGAGTCGGGCAGTTCGGCTTTGCTCCCACTGATCTGGCCGTCGGTCCGGATGGCGCGCTCTATGTCAGCGTCGGAGGTCGCGGCACGCGAGGCAGTGTGTTCCGGATCGATTATGTCGGCCCGGTCGCGGCCCGAAAACCTGCGCTTGCTGACGATGCTGTGAACTCCAGCGAAGAGACCGTAAAAGCTCCCGCCGAACTCGATGCCTGCCTCTCTGCGCCCCAGCCGTTGAGCAGCTGGTCGAGAGAAAACTGGCTTCCCCTGGCGAAAGCACTCCAGCCGGAAGACTTCTATCGTGCAGCGCTCGACAGCAGCCGCCCGGATGAGCAGCGCGTGCGGGCGATTGAAATTGTCACCGAACAACACAGCGGTTTCCCGGATCGGATTGTCGAGCGTCTGATTCTGGACAAATCAGAGCGGGTGCGTGCCCGGCTGGCCTGGTCCCTGGCTTACCATGATCAACCGGCCCGGAAAGCCGAATGGCTGAATGTGCTGCTCAAAGATGAGTCCGACCTGGCGAACCGCTTTGCCCTGGAGAGCCTCCTGCAACTGGGGGATCAGATTGACCAGAGTGCGTGTCTGGAGGGATTACAGAAAAATCTGGGTGCGACGGCCCGTTATGTGCGCCAGACCGCAGCCCGAGCCGCAGCCACGTTGAGTGAGGAAGATTTCAAAACACTTTCATCACGGGTGGAACCGGATGAAGGTGCCGCGCTGATCACACTCGCCTATGCGTCGGTCATCAAACAGGGGGGCGGTGTCGTTCCACTGGCAGTGCGAACCGGGATCACCGTCTTCGAAGGCGATTACCAGACCGATCTGCGACTCGAAGCCCTGCGACTGATTCAACTGGGGCTCGGCGACTTGGGGCCGCCGACCAAAATGGCCGCGGTCTTTGATGGCTATGCCAACGGTGTCGATCTGAGCGAACACGAACGGCACCTGGACCCGATCCGCATTCGTTTAATGGATGCGTTCCCCAGCAGCCATGAGGTGCTCGACCATGAACTGGCTCGAGTATTGGCGATGCTCGCGCCTTACAATCCGAAGCTGCTGGATCGTATTCTGGCGAAAATTACTGCTGATTCTGATCCGGTAACCGATATTCATTATCTGATTGTATCCGCCCGCATCCCCAGTGACCGCAGCCGGGAACAGTCAAAGAAAATCGCCAGTGCCCTGGTGCACATCGACGAGAAACTGCTCAAGCTCAATCTCCCCCAGGATACGAACTGGGATGATCGTTTTAAGGAACTCTACACCCGGCTGGTCAAGATCGATGCCGACCTGCCCCGACAGATTGTGGAACAGCCGGACTTCGGTCTGCCGGGACACGTGCTGTTTCTCAGTCAACTGCCTCCGCAGTTTCTGGACAAAGCGATTGCCGCCTTCGAACGCAAGATAGAAGCCGATCCCGACTTTCAGTGGAACAGTGATGTGATCTTCGTCTTTGGTGAATCGACCAAGCCGGAACATCGGGAAATGATTCGCGACCTCTACGATGATTTTGCCCTCCAGCCGGCCGTGCTGGCGGTGCTTTCGGCTCAGCCTGAAGAACAGGATCGGGACAAATTCCTGAAAGGGCTGTCGTCGTCGCAGATTGAAGTCCTCGAGTCCTGTGTCTCGGCCCTGGAAAAACTGGCGCCGCCTGAGCAGCCCGACGAGACCGTGCGGCTGTTCGCCACCCTGCGTCGCCTGGGGCATGACAAACGCGAGAAAAATCTGCAGGCACGGATCATTCCGCTGCTGCAGAGCTGGACCGGTCAGCAGTTCGGTCCGATTGAGGATCTGGCAGATCCCGAAAAAGGCCGCGCCCTGATTCAGGCCTGGGAAGACTGGATCGCGAAGACCTGGCCCGACGTCTATCGAGCAGTGTTGCAGCAGGGAGGAGCTGAGACGGAAAAAATCAACGCCATGCTGGCTGACGTCGATTGGGAGACGGGCAGCAGGGAACGGGGCGAAGCCCTGTTCCGTAAACGCGCCTGTGTGCAGTGTCACGGAAACCGGAGTGCCCTGGGACCCGCATTAACCGGAGTGGCCCGGCGGTTTTCGCGAGACGACATCTTCACCGCGATTATCTCTCCCGACCGGGATGTCTCTCCCCGCTATCAGACGACGGTCATCGGCACGGTGGACGGCAAAGTCTATACCGGTCTGGTGGTTTACCGTTCGGTGGATGGGCTGACTCTCCGCGACTCGAATAACCAGACAACGCGCATTGAAGCGGATGAAATTGATTTTGAAAGCAAGAAAAATTCCTCACTCATGCCGAAAGGGCTGCTCAAGGATCTGACACCCCAGGACCTGGCTGACCTGAATGCCTATTTACAAAGTCTCTAA